A single region of the Saprospiraceae bacterium genome encodes:
- a CDS encoding caspase family protein has translation MAKLYALLVGINEYHPQTSVRNLKGCVNDVNAMDAFLKKHYAHLKPAILQVLNEKATREQLLKTFDRHLSQAGEGDIALFYYSGHGSFENTSPEFETYDSQNQNETLVCHDSRLPGHQDLADKELGVLISRLHPGAQKVLILDSCHSGSITRNTEEDMSRQEPARSGESGIYKRPLNSYLLKGDNFYIEQKAEGKVKVPATPHILMSACSRNQKALEKIMDNSDQRRGLFSTHLLDVIEKNNGQISYNELYTQIRVSVIKDRKEQTPRIDPLFGFNANLGFLADHTINPNRYAVVWDRGLKLKLGQVHGLLPTEADDIAHIQIKLFPKNDKKQPGLDAEILSIGIEESSLLAPGASQAETYEAEIVGLPKSMAILIGLVGPKGKKKELLTLNKTVKSPYFQLVDVEEGMDYALEIKDEVLRLFHVPSNLIVQGFKSNDLSLCFEKIVPFIEHVEKWERYKRLEQRAKTLKEAKIEIKLELEQENGEMHAIPSDMTAVTVDVNKASNGEDWESVPFLLSIDNKGRDDLFVMLLGMSRSYNVSVYHSEWINGQSGKVELLENTFTLTTGLSKEIDVLKVIVSTTEINPASFTLEELVLGEIQEVKRSDGEEKGIGGGGKEVNAAKKDDWFTKTFIITVSGNEKEVGKQESKINGLTFQKNDTLKAKLSFGSIYAHTRSTDPINRLPELLADSDLEIMDFAQTRGGGDKCIIELNDIQGEDQLMSQPLQIELEDKMQPGEMMIPVTFDGEFILPFGEVKETPDGRPMISIDHLPAQVDDGRRSVGRALKFVLLKTVFKDRFDVFKLRWVDYSVSKNRRKTTNLKDKVAAANKILLLVHGIIGDTKFMADQAEFAVKEKAFDLVLTYDFENLDTDIDVIADKLHQDLVDVGLGTGHKKELHIVAHSMGGLVSRHMIENIRQDDGSVQKLLMFGTPNGGSRFGLVPGLIDQYLPEKYKELVRDKAKAWYKLALGLALNLLPGYVKVILEYVIKLAKLDEIESPQILNTLMMMSPDSDFIKGLAENEIPQHTTYFVVAGDISNYQSSGGWFTRLVEKIELGVGRVVYFDLPNDIAVGTADIKKIKGLDIENNATIVPGHHLNYFENPPSMEKWKEWV, from the coding sequence ATGGCAAAATTATATGCCTTATTAGTTGGTATCAATGAATACCATCCCCAAACTAGTGTTAGAAATTTGAAAGGATGCGTCAATGATGTAAATGCCATGGACGCCTTCCTGAAAAAACACTATGCCCATCTAAAGCCGGCTATCTTGCAGGTGCTAAACGAAAAGGCGACACGTGAACAGCTTTTAAAAACGTTTGACCGCCATTTAAGCCAAGCTGGAGAGGGAGATATTGCCCTGTTTTATTATAGCGGACATGGCTCTTTTGAGAATACCTCACCCGAGTTTGAGACCTACGATTCCCAAAACCAGAATGAGACCCTTGTGTGCCATGATAGCCGACTCCCCGGCCACCAGGATCTGGCCGATAAAGAACTGGGTGTTTTAATATCCAGACTCCATCCCGGCGCCCAAAAGGTATTGATATTGGATAGCTGTCATTCGGGCTCTATCACCAGGAATACGGAGGAAGATATGAGCCGGCAGGAACCTGCTCGCAGTGGGGAATCGGGTATTTACAAACGCCCCCTCAACTCCTACTTACTAAAGGGGGATAACTTTTACATTGAACAGAAAGCCGAAGGCAAGGTAAAAGTGCCTGCAACGCCGCATATTTTGATGTCGGCTTGTAGCAGAAACCAAAAGGCGCTCGAAAAAATCATGGACAATAGCGATCAGCGAAGGGGCCTTTTTTCTACCCATTTGTTGGATGTTATCGAAAAGAATAATGGCCAGATTTCTTATAATGAATTGTATACCCAAATTCGGGTGTCGGTTATCAAAGATCGAAAAGAACAGACGCCACGAATTGATCCGCTCTTTGGCTTTAACGCCAACCTGGGTTTCCTAGCCGACCATACCATTAATCCCAATCGCTACGCCGTGGTTTGGGACCGTGGTTTAAAATTAAAATTGGGTCAGGTCCACGGTTTGTTGCCAACCGAAGCCGATGACATTGCCCATATCCAGATCAAACTATTTCCCAAAAATGATAAAAAACAGCCGGGTTTAGATGCAGAAATACTGAGCATTGGCATAGAAGAAAGCTCCCTACTGGCACCAGGTGCAAGTCAGGCGGAAACCTATGAGGCGGAAATCGTAGGCTTGCCAAAGTCGATGGCTATCCTAATTGGATTGGTTGGACCCAAAGGGAAAAAGAAAGAACTATTAACCCTAAATAAAACGGTAAAATCACCGTATTTTCAATTGGTAGATGTAGAAGAGGGTATGGATTATGCCTTAGAGATAAAGGATGAAGTGCTACGTCTTTTCCACGTTCCTTCCAATCTGATTGTGCAAGGGTTCAAATCCAATGATTTGTCCTTGTGTTTTGAAAAAATAGTACCCTTTATTGAGCATGTCGAAAAATGGGAACGCTATAAACGTTTGGAGCAAAGGGCTAAAACCTTGAAGGAAGCCAAAATCGAGATCAAGCTTGAGCTAGAACAAGAAAATGGGGAGATGCATGCCATCCCTTCTGATATGACCGCCGTAACCGTGGATGTAAACAAAGCTTCGAATGGCGAAGATTGGGAAAGTGTGCCCTTTTTGTTGAGTATAGACAATAAAGGCAGAGATGATTTATTTGTGATGCTACTAGGTATGTCGAGATCATATAATGTTTCGGTTTACCATAGTGAATGGATAAATGGGCAATCTGGAAAAGTTGAACTACTGGAAAACACTTTCACCCTTACAACCGGTTTATCCAAGGAAATCGATGTCCTTAAAGTCATTGTAAGTACGACCGAAATAAACCCTGCTAGTTTTACGCTAGAAGAATTAGTGTTAGGAGAAATTCAGGAGGTAAAAAGATCTGACGGAGAAGAGAAGGGAATCGGAGGCGGTGGCAAAGAAGTGAATGCAGCCAAAAAAGACGACTGGTTTACCAAAACTTTCATTATTACCGTTTCCGGTAATGAAAAAGAGGTGGGCAAACAAGAAAGCAAGATCAATGGCCTTACTTTCCAAAAAAACGACACCTTAAAAGCGAAACTCAGTTTCGGTAGCATCTATGCTCACACCCGCAGTACCGATCCGATCAATCGCCTGCCCGAGTTATTAGCCGATAGCGACCTTGAGATCATGGACTTTGCCCAAACCCGAGGTGGTGGTGATAAGTGCATCATTGAATTGAATGACATCCAGGGCGAAGATCAACTCATGTCACAACCCTTGCAAATCGAATTGGAGGATAAGATGCAGCCAGGGGAAATGATGATCCCTGTTACCTTTGATGGCGAGTTCATTTTGCCCTTTGGCGAAGTCAAGGAGACGCCTGATGGTCGCCCTATGATTTCTATTGACCACCTACCCGCTCAGGTAGATGATGGCCGCCGTAGCGTGGGCCGCGCCTTGAAATTTGTTCTCTTGAAAACGGTATTCAAGGATAGATTCGACGTATTCAAATTGCGCTGGGTAGACTATAGCGTCTCCAAGAACCGGCGAAAGACGACTAATTTAAAAGATAAAGTAGCCGCTGCCAATAAGATCTTATTGCTTGTACATGGCATTATCGGCGACACCAAATTCATGGCGGACCAGGCCGAATTTGCCGTAAAGGAAAAGGCATTTGACCTGGTTTTGACCTATGATTTTGAAAACCTCGATACGGATATTGATGTGATTGCCGATAAACTACACCAAGACCTTGTTGATGTAGGTTTAGGGACCGGCCACAAAAAGGAGCTTCACATTGTAGCACACTCCATGGGAGGGCTGGTGAGTCGCCATATGATTGAAAACATCCGCCAGGATGATGGATCCGTACAAAAGCTCCTCATGTTTGGCACGCCCAATGGCGGCTCTCGGTTTGGCCTAGTGCCTGGGCTTATAGACCAGTATCTCCCTGAAAAATACAAGGAACTCGTAAGAGACAAGGCCAAAGCATGGTATAAACTTGCCTTGGGATTGGCGCTCAACCTACTCCCTGGTTATGTGAAAGTCATTTTAGAATATGTCATCAAATTGGCTAAGTTGGATGAAATCGAATCCCCGCAAATCCTCAATACCTTAATGATGATGAGCCCCGACTCCGATTTCATTAAAGGATTGGCAGAAAACGAAATACCCCAACACACCACCTATTTTGTGGTAGCTGGAGACATTAGCAACTACCAATCAAGTGGAGGTTGGTTTACACGGTTGGTGGAAAAAATCGAGCTAGGTGTTGGCAGGGTCGTCTATTTTGATCTTCCTAATGACATTGCCGTGGGCACAGCGGATATCAAAAAAATTAAAGGGCTGGATATAGAAAACAACGCTACTATCGTGCCTGGGCATCACCTCAATTATTTTGAGAATCCGCCAAGTATGGAGAAGTGGAAGGAATGGGTGTAG
- a CDS encoding ATP-binding cassette domain-containing protein — protein sequence MITVDNVGLQYGKRVLFDEVNLKFTLGNCYGVIGANGAGKSTFLKILSDEISPNRGSVSIEPGNRMAVLKQNHFEFEEEEVLNTVIMGYKEMYNIMVEKNAIYMDPDATEADGLRAAELENTFGEMGGWNAESDAAELLSNMGIKEDLHYKQMKELSGPQKVKVLLAQALFGNPDLLLLDEPTNDLDAETVTWLADFLADFKNTVIVVSHDRYFLDMVCTHVVDIDFNRIRIFTGNYTFWYESSQLMTQQMANKNKKTEQKRKEMMEFIQRFSANASKSRQATSRKKALEKLNMEDIQPSSRKYPFISFQPDREPGDQILRVQNLSYTNAAGERLFGKVSFTMNHGEKIALLSRKSAAMSAFFDVVAGKTKPDTGTIEFGQTMTFDYLPNENNEYFSNDNDLELIDWLRQFSEEKDEQFIRGFLGRMLFSGEEVYKKSSVLSGGEKVRCMLSKIMLNHPNFLLLDEPTNHLDLESITALNNALRDFKGNMIFTSHDHQLVQTVANRIIEITPNGIIDRLMSFEEYLVSDVVKEQRAALYEGVEV from the coding sequence ATGATCACAGTAGACAATGTAGGCCTGCAATACGGCAAAAGAGTATTATTTGATGAGGTAAATTTAAAGTTCACCCTTGGCAACTGTTACGGGGTAATTGGTGCCAATGGTGCTGGAAAATCTACCTTTTTGAAGATTTTATCCGATGAAATCTCTCCCAATCGGGGGAGTGTCAGTATTGAGCCTGGCAATCGGATGGCTGTGCTTAAGCAAAACCACTTTGAGTTTGAAGAAGAAGAGGTTTTGAATACGGTGATCATGGGTTATAAGGAGATGTATAACATCATGGTGGAGAAAAACGCCATCTATATGGATCCCGACGCGACGGAAGCAGATGGTTTGCGTGCTGCCGAGCTGGAAAACACCTTTGGTGAAATGGGCGGCTGGAATGCCGAAAGTGATGCGGCGGAGTTGTTGAGCAATATGGGAATCAAGGAAGATTTGCATTATAAGCAGATGAAGGAATTGAGTGGTCCACAAAAGGTGAAGGTCCTTTTGGCGCAGGCCTTGTTTGGTAACCCTGACTTGTTGTTGCTTGATGAGCCTACGAACGATTTGGACGCTGAAACCGTGACTTGGTTAGCCGACTTTTTGGCTGACTTCAAAAATACGGTTATCGTAGTGTCTCACGATCGTTATTTCCTGGATATGGTTTGTACCCATGTGGTAGATATTGATTTCAATCGCATTAGAATCTTTACAGGTAACTATACTTTTTGGTACGAGTCCAGTCAATTGATGACGCAACAAATGGCCAATAAGAATAAGAAGACAGAGCAAAAGCGTAAAGAAATGATGGAATTTATCCAACGCTTCAGCGCCAATGCCTCTAAATCCCGACAAGCCACCAGCCGGAAAAAGGCCCTGGAAAAACTAAATATGGAGGATATTCAACCCTCCAGTCGAAAATATCCTTTCATCAGCTTTCAACCAGATCGCGAGCCAGGAGACCAAATCCTGCGTGTTCAGAACCTGAGTTATACCAATGCAGCAGGAGAACGCCTTTTTGGAAAGGTAAGCTTCACCATGAATCATGGGGAAAAAATTGCCCTGCTTAGCCGAAAAAGTGCGGCCATGTCGGCCTTTTTTGACGTGGTTGCGGGTAAAACAAAACCTGACACGGGTACCATAGAATTCGGTCAGACCATGACCTTTGATTACCTGCCCAACGAAAACAACGAATATTTTTCTAATGATAACGATCTGGAACTAATTGATTGGCTTCGCCAATTCTCTGAGGAAAAAGACGAGCAATTCATTCGCGGGTTCCTCGGGCGTATGTTATTCTCCGGCGAAGAAGTCTACAAAAAATCCAGTGTGCTTTCTGGAGGTGAAAAAGTGCGCTGTATGTTATCAAAAATCATGCTCAATCACCCCAATTTCCTCCTTCTTGACGAACCGACCAATCACCTTGACCTGGAATCCATCACGGCCCTCAACAACGCCCTTAGAGATTTCAAAGGCAACATGATCTTTACCTCACATGACCATCAGCTGGTGCAGACGGTCGCTAACCGCATCATCGAAATTACGCCCAATGGCATTATCGATCGCCTCATGAGCTTCGAAGAATACTTGGTGTCGGATGTCGTGAAGGAACAAAGAGCGGCTTTATATGAAGGGGTAGAAGTGTAG